A region from the Serinibacter arcticus genome encodes:
- a CDS encoding aminobutyraldehyde dehydrogenase — MVLQNWIDGAFVDAHGTGRLDVVSPVTEEVVAVSPVSDAEDVDAAYAAAAGARLAWRRTTPGERQRMLLAWADAIEGAADELVEAQHRNTGQPKEAIRVEEVVTGADHVRFFAGAARTLNGAASGEYLAGHTSQVRREPIGVVGQVTPWNYPIMMALWKMAPALAAGNTLVIKPSDTTPESTLVLARLTQGIFPDGVVNLVLGDASTGALLTSHRKPGLVAITGSVRAGLAVADAAAGNLARAHLELGGKAPAAVFAGVDVAATAEAVVGAAFFNAGQDCTAVTRVLVQQEIHDELVAALVAAAEALTVGDVEDAYYGPMNNATHFAKVLQVIEDLPAHARIETGGTRIGDRGYFIAPTVVSGVRQDDAVVQQETFGPVITVQPFADEAEAVELANGVDYGLAASVWTRDVAQAARLAADVDAGCVWINTHIPLVAEMPHGGFKHSGYGKDLSVYGLEDYTRIKHVMTATEA; from the coding sequence ATGGTGCTGCAGAACTGGATCGACGGAGCCTTCGTCGACGCGCACGGCACAGGACGGCTCGACGTCGTCAGCCCCGTCACGGAGGAGGTCGTCGCGGTCTCACCCGTGAGCGACGCCGAGGACGTGGACGCGGCCTATGCCGCCGCCGCGGGAGCCCGCCTCGCTTGGCGCCGCACCACCCCGGGTGAGCGGCAGCGGATGCTGCTCGCGTGGGCCGACGCGATCGAGGGTGCCGCCGACGAGCTCGTCGAGGCGCAGCACCGCAACACGGGCCAGCCGAAGGAGGCGATCCGGGTCGAGGAGGTCGTCACCGGCGCCGACCACGTCCGGTTCTTCGCCGGGGCCGCGCGCACGCTGAACGGTGCCGCGTCCGGGGAGTACCTCGCGGGCCACACCTCCCAGGTGCGTCGCGAGCCGATCGGCGTCGTCGGTCAGGTCACACCCTGGAACTACCCGATCATGATGGCGCTGTGGAAGATGGCGCCCGCGCTGGCGGCCGGGAACACGCTCGTCATCAAGCCCAGCGACACCACGCCCGAGTCCACGCTGGTGCTCGCGCGCCTCACGCAGGGGATCTTCCCCGACGGCGTCGTCAACCTCGTGCTCGGCGACGCCTCGACCGGCGCGCTCCTCACGTCCCACCGCAAGCCCGGCCTCGTGGCGATCACCGGGTCGGTCCGCGCGGGTCTCGCGGTGGCGGACGCCGCCGCGGGCAACCTCGCGCGCGCCCACCTCGAGCTGGGGGGCAAGGCGCCGGCGGCGGTGTTCGCCGGCGTCGACGTCGCGGCGACGGCCGAGGCCGTCGTGGGCGCGGCGTTCTTCAACGCCGGCCAGGACTGCACGGCCGTGACCCGCGTCCTCGTGCAGCAGGAGATTCACGACGAGCTGGTGGCCGCCCTGGTCGCCGCTGCCGAGGCGCTCACCGTCGGCGACGTCGAGGACGCCTACTACGGCCCGATGAACAACGCCACGCACTTCGCCAAGGTGCTCCAGGTGATCGAGGACCTGCCCGCGCACGCCCGGATCGAGACCGGCGGCACCCGGATCGGCGACCGCGGCTACTTCATCGCCCCGACCGTCGTCAGCGGGGTCCGCCAGGACGACGCCGTGGTGCAGCAGGAGACCTTCGGCCCCGTCATCACGGTCCAGCCGTTCGCCGACGAGGCCGAGGCGGTCGAGCTCGCCAACGGTGTGGACTACGGGCTCGCCGCCAGCGTGTGGACGCGCGACGTCGCCCAGGCGGCCCGGCTCGCGGCCGACGTCGACGCGGGCTGCGTCTGGATCAACACCCACATCCCGCTGGTGGCCGAGATGCCGCACGGCGGGTTCAAGCACTCGGGCTACGGCAAGGACCTGTCGGTCTACGGGCTCGAGGACTACACCCGGATCAAGCACGTCATGACCGCGACGGAGGCCTAG